A portion of the Nyctibius grandis isolate bNycGra1 chromosome 31, bNycGra1.pri, whole genome shotgun sequence genome contains these proteins:
- the LOC137675073 gene encoding ceramide synthase 4-like: MARSPSDWLWQDEFWLPPGITWEDMKESEDIRYPQPRDLLLSIPFALILVVVRRAFERAIALPLSSKLGVRDKQRPKAQPNPMLEAFYSTRCKNPEEGELISLAKQCDLPVRKVEIWFRRRRNTDRPSLSKKFCEACWRFTFYLTSFFTGLAVLHDKPWLWDHRECWTGYPQQPLQPSLFWYYLLELSFYWSLVFTLPFDVKRKDFKEQIVHHAATIFLISFSYCGNYIRIGTLVLVIHDASDCFLEPTKIFNYMKWKRTCDSLFMIFSAVFLISRLVIFPYTVLYNTYYYSMEIFQPFFGYYFVNVLLTILQLLHVFWSCLIIHMVYKFIIQGTMEKDMRSDTEESDKDEEREKIREKEKNGIIYFSNVTSNTYIQRNGSEPLNKRTHLTNGHVKER, translated from the exons ATGGCACGCTCTCCGAGTGACTGGCTGTGGCAGGATGAGTTCTGGCTGCCCCCAGGAATCACCTGGGAGGACATGAAAGAGTCTGAAGACATCCGTTACCCTCAGCCTCGTGATCTCCTGCTCAGTATCCCTTTTGCTTTAATCTTGGTTGTCGTTCGACGTGCCTTTGAAAG agCCATAGCCTTGCCCCTCAGTAGCAAACTGGGTGTGAGAGACAAGCAGAGACCAAAAGCTCAGCCCAACCCCATGCTGGAAGCATTCTACAGTACCCGCTGCAAGAACCCTGAAGAG GGTGAGCTGATCAGTTTAGCCAAACAGTGTGACCTGCCGGTGAGGAAGGTGGAGATCTGGTTCCGTCGCCGGAGGAACACAGACCGACCCAGCCTGTCGAAGAAGTTTTGCGAGGCCTG cTGGAGGTTTACATTTTACCTCACTTCTTTCTTCACGGGGCTTGCTGTCCTGCACGAT aagcCTTGGCTTTGGGACCATAGAGAGTGCTGGACAGGATATCCCCAACAG CCTCTCCAACCCTCCCTGTTCTGGTACTACCTGCTGGAGCTCTCCTTCTACTGGTCGCTGGTCTTCACCCTGCCCTTTGATGTGAAGAGGAAG GACTTCAAGGAGCAGATAGTCCATCATGCTGCCACCATCTTCCTGATCAGTTTCTCATACTGTGGCAATTACATCCGCATTGGGACACTGGTGTTGGTGATTCATGATGCTTCTGATTGCTTCCTAGAG ccAACTAAGATATTCAATTACATGAAGTGGAAAAGAACTTGTGACAGCCTCTTTATGATCTTCTCAGCTGTTTTCCTCATCAGCCGGCTGGTCATTTTCCCCTACAC AGTGCTCTATAACACCTACTATTACTCCATGGAGATATTCCAACCCTTCTTTGGATACTACTTCGTGAATGTTCTCCTGACAATTCTGCAGCTGCTCCACGTCTTCTGGTCCTGCCTAATTATTCACATGGTCTACAAGTTCATCATCCAGGGCACG ATGGAAAAGGACATGAGAAGTGACACAGAAGAAAGTGACAaggatgaagaaagagaaaagattagggaaaaggagaaaaacgGGATCATATATTTCAGCAACGTCACAAGCAACACTTATATCCAGAGGAATGGGTCTGAGCCACTGAACAAGAGAACCCATCTCACCAATGGCCATGTCAAGGAAAGATAG
- the LOC137675072 gene encoding kelch-like protein 23, whose protein sequence is MEPAQEPEELGPQTEMIADTILEVGERLFQVSRRVLSEHSRYFEAMFFGGARESSEHHIVIRGIDAVPFQALLEFTRTTQVLIGQENVTSLLEAADFFQFDRVKLLCEKFLERELHVSNCLGLMTYSQQFAFTELYASAMNVALTHWGDVMCQEEFKALPKEVLLQLLKSDDLFVLREDVVFDSIMRWIMEDPATREEDFLDLVGEVRVTFLSLSFLDTLVKYNKRHGETDTFSRLIKKLDSCPPLSWQNVELCPYAGRSYDTLYVLGGKHDKEQQELFLFQPKTGTWQSCSPLQRRNLTQYAVAAVGSFLFVTGGYFRDEFVWYSVDWVLIYNCLDNSWLEGPAMKKSRNSHCAVGAGLYLYVLGGNTDEGIIPAVERMTLVESEWESMSPMAQPVERGDAVSVGTKIYVVCGLDENGHVYDGVQRLNTETDSWDVISFSPLPRYDLCITSLNGALYTIGGGAFRFDVETDEWTQVDEECLTQKFFMGCSTVNGRIYLLGQRKGNSALPTVVLFDPYIDTCQVIDNKLPCPLPIHGCVCVRRFDTWA, encoded by the exons ATGGAGCCTGCACAAGAACCAGAGGAGCTGGGACCTCAGACAGAAATGATTGCAGACACAATCCTTGAGGTTGGAGAGAGACTCTTTCAGGTCAGCCGTAGGGTACTTTCAGAACACAGTCGTTATTTTGAAGCcatgttttttgggggggcaaGAGAGAGCTCTGAACACCACATAGTGATCAGAGGGATTGATGCAGTGCCTTTTCAGGCGCTACTTGAGTTCACTCGCACAACCCAAGTGCTTATAGGTCAAGAAAATGTGACCAGCTTACTTgaagcagctgatttttttcagtttgacagGGTGAAACTGTTGTGTGAGAAATTTCTGGAGAGAGAGCTGCACGTTTCCAACTGCCTGGGCCTGATGACCTACTCACAGCAATTTGCCTTTACAGAGCTCTATGCATCTGCTATGAATGTGGCTCTCACTCACTGGGGGGATGTGATGTGCCAGGAAGAATTTAAGGCACTACCCAAAgaagtgctgctgcagctcctaaAAAGCGATGACCTCTTTGTTTTGCGAGAAGATGTGGTCTTTGACAGTATTATGAGGTGGATAATGGAGGACCCAGCAACAAGAGAGGAAGACTTCCTGGATTTGGTGGGCGAAGTCAGGGTCACTTTTCTGAGCTTGTCCTTCCTCGATACGTTGGTGAAATACAACAAGCGCCATGGAGAGACAGATACCTTTTCCAGACTAATAAAGAAGTTAGACAGCTGTCCTCCACTCAGCTGGCAGAATGTGGAACTGTGTCCTTATGCTGGTCGGAGCTATGACACCTTATATGTCCTGGGAGGAAAGCATGACAAGGAACAGCaagaattatttctctttcaaccTAAAACAGGGACCTGGCAGTCTTGTTCTCCACTGCAGCGCAGGAACCTCACCCAATATGCAGTGGCAGCAGTAG GGAGCTTCCTTTTTGTAACAGGAGGATATTTCCGGGATGAGTTTGTGTGGTATAGTGTGGATTGGGTGCTTATCTACAATTGCTTGGACAATAGCTGGCTGGAAGGGCCTGCCATGAAGAAGTCCCGCAATAGCCATTGTGCAGTAGGAGCAGGGCTCTACCTGTATGTACTCGGAGGGAACACAGATGAAGGGATAATCCCAGCAGTGGAGCGCATGACTTTGGTGGAGTCAGAGTGGGAAAGCATGAGTCCTATGGCTcaacctgtggagagaggagatgCAGTCAGTGTGGGAACCAAGATCTATGTGGTCTGTGGCCTGGATGAAAATGGACATGTGTATGATGGAGTGCAAAGGCTGAACACAGAGACGGACAGCTGGGATGTCATCTCGTTCTCCCCGCTTCCAAG GTATGACCTCTGCATCACATCACTGAATGGTGCTCTGTACACCATAGGAGGGGGAGCTTTTCGATTTGATGTGGAGACAGATGAATGGACCCAGGTGGATGAGGAATGCTTGACGCAGAAGTTCTTCATGGGATGCAGCACTGTGAATGGACGAATATATCTGCTTGGACAGAGGAAGGGGAACAGTGCCCTCCCCACTGTAGTCCTCTTTGATCCCTACATTGATACATGCCAGGTCATAGACAACAAACTCCCTTGCCCCCTTCCTATTCATGGGTGTGTCTGTGTGCGAAGATTTGATACGTGGGCATGA
- the LSM7 gene encoding U6 snRNA-associated Sm-like protein LSm7: MAGVGGGGGGGASKMADKEKKKKESILDLSKYIDKTIRVKFQGGREASGVLKGFDPLLNLVLDGTIEYMRDPDDQYKLTEDTRQLGLVVCRGTSVVLICPQDGMEAIPNPFIQQQDG, from the exons ATGGCGGGCGtcggaggaggcggcggcggcggcgcgagCAAGATGGCG GataaggagaagaagaagaaggagagtATTTTGGACCTCTCCAAATACATTGACAAAACAATCCGAGTGAAATTCCAAGGCGGGAGAGAAG CAAGTGGTGTCTTGAAAGGATTTGACCCTCTTCTGAACCTTGTGCTTGATGGTACCATTGAATATATGCGAG ATCCAGATGATCAATACAAATTAACAGAAGACACACGTCAGCTGGGACTTGTGGTCTGCAGGGGGACTTCTGTGGTTCTTATTTGTCCGCAGGATGGAATGGAAGCTATTCCAAACCCTTTCATTCAGCAGCAAGATggctaa